The following coding sequences lie in one Spirosoma sp. KUDC1026 genomic window:
- a CDS encoding vWA domain-containing protein gives MKNVVAGWVFLTLLGLVARANAQPSQVRTISGTVTEETTQTPLPGVVVVIKGTTNGTTTDQKGFYTLDVPVGTTRLIFNLIGYQRQEITLGKRQTIDVTLIPDTHTLSEVVVTGYSTQSKRSVVGSVATFGPQPRYYRPQTNPATESYEATKETGFQDVHHQPLTTFSADVDRASYSNIRRLLNTGQRPPKDAVRLEEMINYFNYQYPQPTGEAPMSITTELTESPWNTGLQLLRVGLQARRINNDRLPPSNLVFLLDVSGSMNDANKLPLVQASLNLLVDQLRPTDRVALVVYAGAAGLVLPPTPGDQPQRIKDAINQLRAGGSTAGGAGITLAYQVARDNFISNGNNRVILATDGDFNVGVADTGELQRLIEDERKTGIFLSVLGFGMGNLKDARLETLADKGNGNYAYIDNLPEARKVFINEFGGTLFTVAKDVKLQLEFNPAHVQAYRLLGYENRRLANEDFKNDQKDAGDLGAGHSVTALYELIPTSAKSPYLARPDSLKYQQPVATTAAVRSGELVTLKVRYKQPADSVSQELQHVVKTQAIPFSEATPDFRFAAAVAEFGLLLGESAYKGSARYGQVVKLAKGALTNDSEGYRSEFVRLVKTASGLVSSGEVVDEEGN, from the coding sequence ATGAAAAACGTCGTTGCAGGCTGGGTATTCCTGACGCTACTCGGGTTGGTCGCCCGCGCTAACGCCCAACCCAGTCAGGTACGTACCATTTCGGGAACGGTCACCGAAGAGACCACCCAGACCCCGCTGCCGGGTGTCGTCGTGGTCATCAAAGGCACGACCAACGGCACCACTACGGACCAAAAAGGATTTTATACGCTGGATGTCCCCGTCGGTACTACCCGACTGATCTTCAACCTGATCGGTTACCAACGGCAGGAAATCACCCTGGGCAAACGGCAAACGATCGACGTAACACTGATTCCCGATACCCATACCCTGAGCGAAGTCGTTGTAACGGGTTATTCGACCCAGTCCAAACGAAGTGTTGTGGGCAGCGTAGCGACATTTGGCCCTCAACCCCGCTATTACCGGCCCCAGACGAACCCCGCCACCGAAAGCTATGAGGCAACGAAGGAAACCGGTTTTCAGGATGTTCACCACCAGCCCCTCACAACCTTCTCCGCCGACGTAGACCGGGCTTCCTACAGCAACATCCGTCGGCTGCTCAACACCGGACAGCGCCCGCCCAAAGATGCCGTCCGGCTGGAAGAGATGATTAATTATTTCAACTACCAATACCCACAGCCAACCGGCGAAGCGCCCATGTCCATCACCACCGAGCTGACCGAATCTCCCTGGAATACGGGCCTGCAACTGCTGCGGGTCGGGCTGCAGGCCCGTCGCATCAACAACGACAGGCTCCCTCCGTCGAATCTGGTTTTCCTGCTGGACGTATCGGGATCGATGAACGACGCCAATAAACTCCCTCTCGTACAGGCCTCCCTGAATCTACTGGTCGATCAGCTCCGTCCCACCGACCGGGTGGCCCTTGTCGTTTACGCGGGAGCGGCCGGGCTGGTGCTGCCGCCCACGCCGGGCGATCAACCGCAACGGATCAAAGATGCCATCAACCAGCTCCGGGCGGGCGGCTCCACGGCCGGCGGAGCGGGTATCACCCTGGCCTATCAGGTCGCCAGGGATAACTTCATAAGCAACGGAAACAACCGGGTTATTCTGGCAACCGACGGTGATTTCAACGTCGGCGTTGCGGATACCGGCGAGCTGCAACGGTTGATCGAGGACGAACGTAAAACAGGTATTTTCCTGAGTGTATTGGGCTTTGGCATGGGTAATCTGAAAGATGCGAGGCTGGAAACGCTGGCCGACAAAGGCAATGGCAACTATGCCTACATCGATAATCTGCCGGAAGCCCGCAAGGTGTTCATCAATGAATTTGGCGGTACGCTGTTTACGGTGGCCAAAGACGTTAAATTACAACTGGAGTTTAACCCCGCTCACGTACAGGCTTATCGGCTGCTGGGGTACGAAAATCGCCGGTTAGCTAACGAAGATTTCAAAAACGATCAGAAAGACGCGGGCGATCTGGGGGCAGGTCACAGCGTAACGGCCCTTTACGAGCTGATTCCGACCAGCGCGAAAAGCCCGTATCTCGCCCGACCCGACTCGTTAAAATACCAGCAGCCCGTTGCGACTACGGCCGCTGTTCGATCGGGCGAACTGGTAACGCTGAAGGTCCGTTATAAGCAGCCCGCCGATTCGGTTAGTCAGGAGCTTCAGCACGTGGTTAAAACCCAGGCAATCCCGTTCAGTGAAGCAACGCCTGATTTCCGGTTTGCGGCTGCCGTCGCTGAATTTGGCCTGCTGCTCGGCGAGTCCGCCTATAAAGGATCGGCCCGGTATGGGCAGGTCGTTAAACTGGCAAAAGGGGCGCTCACGAACGATTCGGAAGGGTATCGCAGCGAGTTTGTGCGCCTGGTCAAAACAGCATCCGGGCTGGTATCGTCAGGCGAGGTGGTTGACGAAGAAGGCAACTGA
- a CDS encoding catalase family protein yields the protein MTYVAADFLPLPYNPSYEQPEPDEAQTIREIIDTMAEIQQKTYQSQGHAIRSVHAKGHALLKGEFQVFDNLPAYLAQGLFAKPGTYPIVARISTQPGDVLPDSVSTPRGISIKVSGVAGEHLPGADELDTQDFIVVNSPVFPQKLKDFLSGLKRFDALTNKAEGFKEGLSKVLRTAGEVVENLGGSDAGIMPGMGGQLATHPMGDRYYSQVAYLYGDYMAKFSLTPVSPNLTALKDQSIDIDSDDNALRHLLQDFFATNGGEWEFGVQLSTDIEKMPIEDASVEWSEDESPYIIVGKLTIAPQDSWTDERVAVVDDKMSFSPWHGLAAHRPLGVIQRARRASYQASADFRRGLYGKTSNPDDVK from the coding sequence ATGACATACGTTGCCGCCGACTTTTTGCCCTTACCCTATAATCCCTCCTATGAGCAGCCGGAACCGGACGAAGCCCAGACCATCCGGGAGATCATCGACACCATGGCGGAGATCCAGCAGAAAACCTACCAATCGCAGGGACACGCCATCCGGAGTGTGCACGCCAAAGGCCACGCGCTCCTGAAGGGAGAGTTTCAGGTGTTTGATAACCTGCCCGCCTACCTGGCGCAGGGACTGTTTGCCAAACCCGGCACCTACCCCATCGTCGCCCGTATCTCCACGCAGCCGGGCGACGTACTGCCCGACAGCGTTTCAACGCCCCGTGGCATTTCCATCAAGGTGTCGGGGGTGGCAGGCGAGCACCTGCCCGGCGCCGATGAACTGGACACGCAGGATTTCATCGTGGTAAACAGCCCCGTGTTTCCCCAGAAGCTAAAGGATTTCCTGAGCGGCCTGAAACGGTTTGACGCGCTGACCAATAAGGCGGAGGGCTTCAAGGAAGGGCTCTCCAAGGTACTGCGTACCGCTGGTGAAGTGGTCGAAAATCTGGGTGGCTCCGATGCTGGCATCATGCCCGGTATGGGCGGGCAGTTGGCTACGCATCCCATGGGCGACAGATACTATTCGCAGGTGGCTTATCTGTACGGCGATTACATGGCGAAGTTCTCGCTGACGCCGGTATCCCCCAACCTGACCGCTCTGAAAGACCAGTCCATCGATATTGACAGCGACGATAACGCCCTGCGTCATCTGCTGCAGGATTTTTTTGCCACCAACGGCGGGGAATGGGAGTTCGGCGTACAGCTCTCGACCGATATTGAGAAGATGCCCATAGAGGATGCGTCGGTCGAATGGTCGGAGGACGAGAGCCCGTATATCATCGTCGGGAAGCTGACGATTGCTCCCCAGGACTCCTGGACCGACGAACGGGTTGCCGTAGTGGATGATAAAATGTCTTTCAGCCCCTGGCACGGGCTGGCGGCCCATCGTCCGTTAGGGGTCATTCAGCGGGCGCGCCGGGCCTCTTACCAGGCATCGGCTGATTTCCGCCGGGGCCTGTACGGGAAAACGTCGAACCCGGATGACGTGAAATAA
- a CDS encoding DUF4833 domain-containing protein, translating to MTHVLAFWQLMTAGITRLRSETTLLVTFLLVLSRTAPFAQAQSAPGPFPVPQNIPNQLFYLQRDPNTNTIICALNVKDGKLVTSDPVHVYWIRYAEDRQPEELNYIQKTFAYGIKSRPLGNGQYELNFVSYKKLPLRLARSERDNAYYVFANVNQKKIQIRRLYLRIEGGTMWIPNVKYLQLEGINTATGENVIERIPISVPKADTSA from the coding sequence ATGACACACGTACTGGCTTTCTGGCAGCTGATGACCGCAGGCATAACGCGGCTTCGCTCAGAAACCACCCTGCTGGTAACATTCCTGTTGGTACTGTCGCGGACGGCCCCGTTCGCCCAGGCACAGTCGGCGCCCGGTCCTTTTCCGGTGCCGCAAAACATTCCGAACCAGCTATTTTACCTGCAGCGCGATCCGAATACAAACACCATTATCTGCGCCTTGAACGTGAAAGACGGGAAACTGGTCACGAGCGATCCGGTGCACGTATACTGGATCCGGTACGCCGAAGACAGACAGCCCGAAGAGCTGAACTACATTCAGAAAACCTTTGCCTACGGCATCAAATCCCGGCCGCTGGGTAACGGCCAGTACGAGCTGAACTTTGTCTCCTACAAGAAGCTGCCGCTACGTCTGGCCCGCTCCGAGCGCGACAATGCCTATTACGTGTTCGCTAACGTAAACCAGAAGAAGATACAGATCAGACGGCTCTATCTTCGGATTGAAGGCGGCACCATGTGGATTCCTAATGTGAAATACCTTCAGTTGGAGGGGATTAATACGGCCACGGGCGAAAACGTCATTGAGCGTATCCCGATTTCGGTGCCGAAGGCCGATACGTCGGCTTAA
- a CDS encoding PQQ-dependent sugar dehydrogenase, protein MTNRLIVLAAISTLALTAQTGALAQVETKEPNSAYKPAFAGQTRVASVKTKAGYEGKVLTEALKFPWGITSLPDGRFLITEREGAMRIATTDGKVSEPITGIPAVNSSGQGGLLGIRTAPDFEKSRMVYWVFSEATSGGNLTAVAKGKLSADEKKIEGATVIYRATPGYKGNLHYGGRILFDKQGNLFISTGERSDKVTRPQAQSINSGLGKVIRITTDGKPVTGNPFIGKADARPELYSYGHRNVQSLAINPVTGDLWEGEFGPRGGDEINRIEAGKNYGWPTITYGIEYSGEKVGEGIQQKDGLEQPIYYWDPSVSPSGMTFYTGDLMPEWKNNLFVGTLSGLHIARLVIENNKVVGEERLLADETQRFRDITQGKDGALYAITDQGRLYRIAGK, encoded by the coding sequence ATGACTAATCGACTTATTGTACTGGCGGCTATCTCGACGCTGGCACTAACGGCTCAGACCGGTGCCCTTGCGCAGGTGGAAACCAAAGAACCCAACTCCGCCTATAAACCGGCCTTCGCGGGACAGACGCGGGTCGCCAGCGTTAAAACCAAGGCGGGATACGAAGGCAAAGTGCTGACCGAAGCGCTCAAATTTCCCTGGGGGATTACCAGCCTGCCCGACGGCCGTTTTCTCATCACTGAACGCGAAGGAGCGATGCGGATCGCTACGACGGATGGTAAGGTAAGCGAACCCATCACCGGCATCCCGGCCGTGAATTCGTCGGGGCAGGGGGGATTGCTGGGAATCCGGACCGCCCCTGATTTCGAGAAAAGCAGAATGGTGTACTGGGTCTTCTCGGAAGCCACCTCAGGCGGTAATCTGACGGCAGTAGCCAAAGGGAAACTGTCGGCCGATGAAAAGAAGATCGAAGGCGCTACCGTTATTTACCGGGCCACCCCGGGCTACAAAGGGAACCTGCACTATGGCGGCCGTATTCTGTTCGATAAGCAGGGGAATCTGTTCATCAGCACCGGTGAGCGCTCGGATAAAGTGACCCGGCCGCAGGCGCAGTCGATCAACTCGGGCCTGGGCAAGGTAATCCGGATCACGACCGACGGCAAACCTGTAACGGGCAACCCATTTATCGGTAAAGCTGACGCCCGCCCGGAGCTGTACTCCTACGGTCACCGTAACGTACAGAGCCTGGCCATCAACCCCGTCACGGGCGATCTGTGGGAAGGTGAATTTGGTCCCCGCGGAGGTGACGAGATCAACCGGATCGAGGCCGGCAAAAACTATGGCTGGCCCACCATTACGTATGGCATCGAATACAGCGGGGAGAAAGTAGGCGAAGGCATTCAGCAGAAGGACGGACTCGAACAGCCGATTTACTACTGGGACCCGTCGGTATCACCCAGCGGGATGACGTTCTACACCGGTGACCTCATGCCCGAGTGGAAAAACAACCTCTTCGTCGGTACGCTCAGCGGGCTGCACATTGCCCGGCTGGTAATCGAAAACAACAAGGTCGTGGGTGAAGAACGACTGCTGGCCGATGAAACGCAGCGTTTCCGGGACATTACCCAGGGCAAAGACGGCGCGCTGTACGCCATCACTGATCAGGGACGGTTGTACCGCATCGCCGGGAAATAG